A DNA window from Tenuifilaceae bacterium CYCD contains the following coding sequences:
- a CDS encoding aminotransferase class IV, whose protein sequence is MSSKNFIWLNGNIVDGNNPVLFSNNRSFLYGDGIFETILAHGTEAKHLHLHFVRLMKGMKALEIEAPVYLNEKVISETITRLLNKNRFFSNARVRITIFRNSDGFYTPASNAAGVLIQTQELTTNFYELNKQGYLLDIYTDIKKPINKLSSIKSCNALLFVKAGLYRKANQLDDCIILNEEDRIAETISSNIFIVKGSAIYTPSLAEGCIPGIMREIVCKIIPSLGYEVNNQVAFGIKTLKDCDEIFLTNSINGIHWVLGMKQKRYFCNVSKTIIDTLNKYTFHNQFKDGFSG, encoded by the coding sequence ATGTCCTCAAAAAACTTCATCTGGCTAAATGGAAACATTGTTGATGGAAACAATCCTGTTTTGTTTTCCAACAACAGATCGTTTCTTTATGGCGATGGCATATTCGAAACCATTCTGGCTCATGGCACCGAGGCAAAGCACCTTCATTTGCACTTTGTTCGATTAATGAAAGGAATGAAGGCTCTCGAAATTGAAGCACCTGTCTACTTAAATGAAAAAGTAATTTCTGAAACTATAACCCGATTGTTAAATAAGAACCGTTTTTTTAGTAATGCCCGGGTTAGAATAACTATCTTCCGCAATAGTGATGGATTTTATACTCCAGCCAGCAATGCAGCAGGGGTTCTTATTCAAACACAAGAACTAACAACAAACTTCTACGAACTCAACAAGCAAGGATATCTACTCGATATTTACACGGATATTAAAAAACCAATCAACAAACTATCGTCTATAAAAAGTTGCAACGCATTGCTTTTTGTAAAGGCTGGTTTATACCGAAAAGCGAATCAACTTGACGATTGCATTATACTGAACGAAGAAGACAGAATTGCAGAAACAATATCGTCCAATATTTTTATTGTTAAAGGTAGTGCCATTTACACACCTTCGTTAGCCGAAGGATGTATTCCAGGGATAATGCGTGAAATTGTGTGTAAAATAATTCCAAGTTTGGGGTACGAAGTAAACAATCAGGTTGCCTTTGGCATAAAAACGCTAAAGGATTGCGATGAGATTTTCCTTACCAACTCAATCAACGGAATACACTGGGTGCTTGGAATGAAGCAGAAAAGATACTTCTGCAATGTGAGCAAAACAATTATTGATACTTTGAATAAATACACTTTTCACAATCAGTTCAAGGACGGATTCTCCGGATAA
- a CDS encoding UPF0301 protein, whose protein sequence is MAASKDLGFDFFKFNFEQIPPKGGRLLIAQPELTDPFFKRTVIFLIDHDKNGSMGFIINRQLNLSLSDIVSGFPDLDVNISVGGPVSSETINFLHTFGDVVPNAVPVGNGIYLNGDIDAIKGLAIANKLTKDNFRVFIGYSGWGAKQLSKELKEDSWVVANLDSVQMMKGLYDNWYFTVQQLGKKFKAWTIYPENPSLN, encoded by the coding sequence ATGGCTGCTTCAAAAGATTTGGGATTCGACTTTTTTAAGTTCAACTTTGAGCAAATACCACCCAAAGGTGGACGCTTGCTGATTGCTCAGCCTGAACTTACCGATCCTTTCTTTAAAAGAACAGTTATTTTTCTAATTGATCATGATAAGAATGGATCGATGGGTTTCATCATTAATAGGCAATTAAACCTTAGCCTAAGCGATATTGTCTCGGGTTTTCCTGATTTGGACGTCAACATATCTGTTGGTGGGCCCGTTAGCTCCGAGACTATAAACTTTCTCCATACTTTTGGCGATGTGGTTCCAAATGCTGTACCTGTTGGCAATGGAATTTATTTAAATGGTGATATTGATGCCATTAAAGGTTTGGCAATTGCCAACAAGTTAACAAAAGACAATTTTAGGGTTTTTATTGGCTACTCGGGTTGGGGTGCAAAGCAGTTGAGTAAAGAATTGAAGGAAGACTCGTGGGTTGTTGCTAATTTAGATTCTGTGCAGATGATGAAAGGGCTTTATGACAACTGGTACTTTACCGTTCAGCAGCTTGGAAAGAAATTTAAGGCATGGACAATTTATCCGGAGAATCCGTCCTTGAACTGA
- a CDS encoding sodium:proton antiporter, protein MIFLIVLLSLNVIYFSDDTLGGANQVALLLGSAVGVIIAIYLGHKWQDVSSTIVNSIGTAMPSILILMLIGALAGTWMLSGVVPTMIYYGLQILHPKIFLFATVVICCLVSLATGSSWSTVATIGIALLGIGNTLGFNPAIVAGAIVSGAYFGDKMSPLSDTTNLAPAVAGTDLFTHVRYMVYTTVPSIGITLIIFLIMGFTYKPEGATDISETLNTIKSTFNISPWLFIVPILLIVVIVKKLPPLPSILFGALLGGIFAIILQPHLIEQVSGISNNYIKASYITVMKSMFGKVVIETSNTQITELFTTRGMAGMMNTIWLILTAMTFGGVMEAAGLLVKITETVIKFAKTTGSLVASVVGSCLFFNITAPDQYIAIVIPGRMFSKTFRKRGYKPELLSRTLEDCGTVTSPLVPWNTCGATQAAVLGVPTMAYAPYAFFNIISPFMSIFMASFNIKIRKYTDEEMKKIEADDSKIEEAELKFEQ, encoded by the coding sequence ATGATTTTTCTTATAGTTCTTCTATCGCTTAATGTTATTTACTTTAGTGATGATACGCTAGGAGGAGCTAATCAAGTAGCTCTATTACTGGGGTCGGCAGTGGGAGTAATAATCGCCATATATTTAGGCCACAAGTGGCAGGATGTAAGCAGCACAATTGTAAACTCAATTGGCACAGCCATGCCTTCCATTTTAATTTTGATGCTTATTGGAGCACTCGCCGGGACTTGGATGCTAAGCGGGGTTGTTCCAACTATGATATATTACGGACTGCAAATATTACACCCAAAAATATTCCTCTTTGCAACTGTGGTAATATGTTGCTTGGTTTCGCTTGCCACCGGAAGTTCATGGTCAACCGTTGCTACCATTGGCATTGCTCTACTTGGAATTGGAAATACGCTAGGTTTTAATCCCGCAATTGTTGCCGGAGCAATTGTATCGGGAGCATACTTTGGCGACAAAATGTCACCGCTAAGCGATACCACAAATCTTGCGCCTGCGGTAGCAGGAACGGACCTATTCACACACGTACGATATATGGTTTACACAACTGTTCCATCAATAGGAATAACCCTAATAATATTTCTGATCATGGGTTTTACCTACAAACCCGAAGGCGCAACAGACATTTCGGAGACTTTAAATACTATTAAATCGACATTTAACATTTCTCCTTGGTTGTTCATTGTTCCAATTTTACTGATTGTCGTTATTGTAAAAAAACTTCCACCATTACCTTCAATCCTTTTTGGCGCATTACTAGGCGGAATATTTGCAATTATACTTCAACCACATCTAATTGAACAGGTATCGGGGATTTCCAATAACTACATAAAAGCTTCGTATATCACTGTAATGAAAAGTATGTTCGGGAAGGTTGTGATTGAAACATCTAACACCCAAATAACCGAACTGTTTACTACGCGAGGAATGGCTGGAATGATGAATACCATTTGGCTTATACTAACCGCCATGACATTTGGCGGAGTTATGGAAGCAGCAGGTTTACTCGTAAAAATTACTGAAACAGTAATAAAATTTGCTAAAACAACAGGCTCTTTGGTTGCATCGGTGGTTGGGAGTTGCCTATTTTTCAATATAACTGCACCTGATCAGTACATCGCAATAGTTATACCTGGACGCATGTTCTCAAAGACATTCCGTAAGCGAGGGTATAAACCAGAACTACTAAGCAGAACACTAGAAGATTGTGGTACTGTAACTTCTCCCCTAGTTCCATGGAATACATGCGGGGCAACACAGGCAGCGGTTCTTGGCGTTCCAACTATGGCATACGCTCCATACGCATTTTTCAATATAATAAGTCCATTTATGAGCATTTTCATGGCTTCGTTCAATATAAAAATCAGAAAATACACCGATGAGGAGATGAAGAAGATTGAGGCTGATGATTCAAAAATTGAAGAGGCTGAATTGAAGTTTGAGCAATAG
- a CDS encoding transketolase, which yields MSTQNTNQFPKEEVLNDYYLATLSRQISLLGRKEVLTGKAKFGIFGDGKELAQIALAKFYNDGDWRSGYYRDQTFMMAVGAFSPQEFFAQLYGQTDVKLNPGNAGRTFNNHFATRSLNDDGTWKDLTKQRNSTPDISPTAGQMPRLLGLAWASKLFRDNKELSKYSEFSNNGNEVAFGTIGDASTSEGHFWETINAAAVMQVPMALAVWDDGYGISVPREYQTTKGSISELLKGFEKGKSDSTGIYLYKVKGWDYPSMLKTFAEGVERVRTEHVPVVFHVTEITQPQGHSTSGSHERYKSPERMKWEAEFDCNKRFHDWILQENIATEQELAETEQRAINDAKIARDKAWDAYTSPIKKERDELIRIIDNRSCMCKREHIDKVGIITNQLKAIQSPIRKDNMSSAKKILRHVCTDCTMREKLQSDLSVWLDRNQKDGHERYSSDLYCETNRAAWKVKEIKPIFSENSPMVNGREILRDNWDKIFEKNPLVVAFGEDVGGIGGVNQSYEGIQPKYGKNRITDTGIREATILGQGLGLALRGLRPVTEIQYFDYLLYALQTMSDDVATIRWRTKGGQMAPMIISTRGHRLEGVWHSGSPLSMVINSIRGIYVCVPRNMTQAAGFYNTLLESDDPALVIEPLNGYRLKERRPDNIGEYRVPLGIPEILKLGTDVTLVTYGSCVRIAQDAVDQLDEFGISVELIDVQTLLPFDLPNLILESIKKTSRVVFFDEDVPGGATAFMMQKVLEERNGYQFLDSAPKTITAKEHRPAYTTDGDYFSNPNAEDVFDGIYQLMHEANPKRYPKLY from the coding sequence ATGTCGACACAGAATACAAACCAATTTCCGAAGGAGGAAGTTTTAAACGATTACTATTTAGCCACTCTTAGCCGTCAAATAAGTTTATTGGGACGTAAAGAGGTGCTTACGGGCAAAGCAAAATTTGGAATTTTTGGCGATGGCAAGGAGTTAGCGCAGATTGCTCTTGCAAAGTTTTACAACGATGGCGATTGGCGTTCGGGTTACTACCGCGATCAAACCTTTATGATGGCTGTTGGTGCATTTTCGCCTCAGGAGTTTTTTGCTCAGCTTTACGGCCAAACCGATGTTAAACTGAATCCTGGCAATGCAGGTCGTACTTTCAACAATCACTTTGCAACCCGCAGTTTAAATGACGATGGTACATGGAAAGATTTAACCAAGCAGCGTAATAGTACCCCGGATATTTCTCCCACTGCAGGCCAAATGCCACGTTTGTTGGGTCTTGCATGGGCTTCAAAATTGTTTAGGGATAACAAGGAGTTGTCAAAATACAGCGAGTTCAGCAATAATGGCAATGAGGTTGCTTTTGGTACCATTGGCGATGCCAGCACTTCCGAGGGACATTTCTGGGAAACTATCAATGCTGCGGCAGTAATGCAAGTTCCTATGGCGCTTGCTGTTTGGGACGATGGCTATGGAATTTCAGTTCCTCGTGAGTATCAAACTACCAAGGGGAGCATATCTGAGTTGCTTAAAGGTTTCGAAAAGGGGAAGAGCGATTCAACAGGAATTTATCTCTATAAGGTTAAGGGCTGGGATTATCCATCTATGCTTAAAACTTTTGCCGAAGGTGTTGAGCGAGTTCGAACAGAGCATGTGCCAGTGGTATTCCATGTTACTGAAATTACTCAACCTCAGGGACACTCTACGTCCGGTTCCCATGAGCGATATAAATCTCCAGAACGGATGAAGTGGGAGGCTGAGTTTGATTGTAATAAACGCTTTCACGATTGGATTTTACAGGAAAATATTGCCACAGAACAAGAACTCGCCGAAACCGAGCAAAGAGCCATAAACGATGCTAAAATAGCCCGTGATAAGGCATGGGATGCATACACTTCTCCGATTAAAAAGGAGCGAGATGAGTTGATTCGGATAATTGATAATCGCTCCTGTATGTGCAAGCGTGAGCATATCGATAAGGTTGGAATTATTACCAATCAGCTTAAGGCAATTCAAAGCCCTATCCGAAAGGATAACATGAGTTCGGCAAAGAAAATTTTACGCCATGTTTGTACCGATTGTACAATGCGCGAGAAACTTCAGTCCGATTTAAGTGTATGGCTAGATCGGAATCAGAAGGATGGACACGAAAGGTATAGCTCCGATTTATACTGCGAAACCAATAGGGCTGCTTGGAAAGTGAAAGAGATTAAACCTATTTTTTCGGAGAATTCACCTATGGTGAATGGCCGTGAAATACTTCGCGATAATTGGGATAAAATTTTCGAGAAAAATCCTTTGGTTGTTGCTTTTGGAGAGGATGTTGGTGGAATAGGAGGCGTAAATCAGTCGTATGAGGGGATTCAGCCTAAGTATGGGAAAAATAGAATAACCGATACTGGAATTCGTGAGGCCACAATACTTGGGCAGGGATTAGGTTTAGCGTTAAGAGGGTTGCGCCCAGTAACCGAAATCCAGTACTTCGACTATTTACTCTATGCTCTACAAACAATGAGCGATGATGTTGCAACAATACGTTGGAGAACAAAGGGAGGACAAATGGCTCCTATGATAATTAGCACTCGAGGACATAGACTGGAGGGCGTTTGGCATTCTGGTTCGCCTTTGAGCATGGTGATAAACTCAATACGTGGAATTTATGTTTGTGTTCCTCGAAATATGACTCAGGCTGCGGGTTTCTATAATACCTTGCTCGAATCCGATGATCCTGCATTAGTAATTGAACCATTGAATGGTTATCGTTTAAAGGAACGTCGCCCCGATAACATTGGTGAGTACAGAGTTCCTCTTGGTATTCCAGAAATATTAAAATTGGGTACAGATGTTACGCTTGTAACTTATGGTAGTTGTGTAAGGATCGCACAAGACGCGGTTGATCAGTTAGATGAGTTTGGAATATCGGTTGAACTTATCGATGTGCAAACATTACTCCCTTTCGATTTGCCGAATTTAATTTTAGAATCGATTAAGAAAACCAGTAGGGTTGTATTTTTTGACGAGGATGTCCCTGGTGGAGCCACTGCATTTATGATGCAGAAGGTTCTTGAGGAGCGCAATGGCTATCAATTTTTGGATTCTGCACCTAAAACTATTACGGCTAAGGAGCATCGCCCTGCTTATACAACCGATGGCGACTATTTCTCAAACCCTAATGCTGAGGATGTGTTTGATGGAATTTATCAATTGATGCACGAGGCCAATCCAAAGCGATATCCAAAATTGTACTAG
- a CDS encoding FAD:protein FMN transferase — protein sequence MQRFLLAAIVISSVLLSCTTNNSKDYIKIDGFAQGSTYSIVYYDSLGRNFSSSFDSLFTVIDHSMSIYSDTSIISRVNRNDQIWVDSLLAQVIIISDSIYRESEGAFDITVGPVIRAIGFGKDKTKGIDSAKVRSLLPLIGMNQIKLDGLNLIKSKPEIQIDVNAVAQGYSADVFAKFLESKHVNNYLVEIGGEVCANGVNSRGTEWVVGLDKPVENALPGENIQTKIYLSNRKGLATSGNYRKFIEVDGIKYSHTVNPKTGFPILNSLLSATVIAPSGARADALATAFMVKGLDWSKNYIETHNGADAYLIYSDSTGAYKVWFSEGLKNKIKE from the coding sequence ATGCAACGATTTCTTTTGGCTGCGATAGTAATATCAAGCGTACTACTATCGTGCACAACAAATAATTCGAAGGATTACATTAAAATAGATGGCTTTGCGCAAGGGTCTACCTATAGCATAGTTTACTACGATTCCCTAGGTCGAAACTTTTCATCCAGTTTCGATTCGCTTTTTACAGTTATTGACCACTCCATGTCGATTTATAGCGACACTTCTATTATTTCAAGGGTTAATAGAAATGACCAAATTTGGGTTGATTCGCTACTTGCTCAGGTTATCATTATTTCCGATTCAATTTACCGGGAATCCGAGGGCGCTTTTGATATTACTGTGGGGCCAGTTATTCGGGCAATTGGTTTTGGCAAGGACAAAACAAAGGGCATCGATTCGGCAAAAGTACGATCGTTATTACCTCTTATTGGAATGAACCAGATCAAACTGGACGGGTTGAATTTGATAAAATCGAAACCAGAGATTCAGATTGATGTTAACGCTGTTGCGCAGGGTTATTCCGCCGATGTGTTTGCAAAATTTTTAGAAAGCAAACATGTAAACAACTACTTAGTAGAGATAGGAGGTGAGGTTTGTGCAAATGGTGTTAACTCTAGGGGTACAGAGTGGGTTGTTGGGCTGGATAAACCTGTTGAGAATGCTTTGCCTGGCGAGAATATTCAAACAAAAATATACCTGAGCAATCGGAAGGGTTTGGCAACATCGGGCAATTATAGAAAGTTTATAGAGGTTGATGGAATAAAATACTCACATACAGTAAATCCCAAGACGGGTTTTCCTATACTAAATTCGTTGCTTAGCGCAACCGTAATAGCCCCTTCAGGTGCTAGAGCCGATGCTTTGGCCACCGCGTTTATGGTAAAGGGGCTCGACTGGAGCAAAAACTATATTGAAACCCACAATGGTGCCGATGCTTACTTAATATACTCTGACAGTACAGGTGCGTATAAGGTTTGGTTTAGCGAAGGTTTGAAGAACAAAATTAAGGAGTAG